One Eurosta solidaginis isolate ZX-2024a chromosome 5, ASM4086904v1, whole genome shotgun sequence DNA segment encodes these proteins:
- the LOC137252447 gene encoding collagenase-like, producing MKLLIALPLLLCIASAFENRVSRNTQRELLGSMVAVSPRIGNGQTAAANQFPYQAGLLLFDGENWGFCGGSLISKEWVLTAAHCTLNAVRGLVYLGSITRFDRTVRLEVDKCDIKGHPEYDMETKINDIALIKIPAVKYSAAIKPVSLPKCSASYPTYVDETVVASGWGRTSDTSTSCSPVLQFANLKVIPNEVCAEEYGSIKIGSGMVCTSTVNRIGICVGDSGGPLVLASSKRQIGIISFYSHKGCESDSPAGHTRVTSYLDWIQANTGLRLNKNKWLCF from the exons ATGAAATTGTTGATAGCTTTACCGCTCCTACTATGCATCGCCTCGGCGTTTGAAAACCGGGTATCTAGAAATACACAACGTGAACTCTTGGGGTCTATGGTAGCTGTAAGTCCACGTATAGGAAATGGTCAAACGGCTGCTGCTAATCAATTTCCTTATCAAGCTGGTTTGTTGTTATTTGATGGTGAAAATTGGGGCTTTTGTGGTGGATCTCTAATAAGCAAAGAATGGGTTCTGACGGCTGCTCATTGTACTTTAAA TGCTGTTCGTGGGCTCGTATACTTAGGCAGCATCACTCGGTTTGATCGCACTGTCCGCCTGGAGGTGGACAAATGTGACATTAAAGGTCATCCCGAATACGATATGGAAACTAAGATAAATGATATAGCTTTGATCAAAATTCCAGCTGTAAAATATTCAGCTGCCATTAAACCAGTGTCCCTACCAAAATGTTCTGCAAGCTATCCGACTTACGTTGATGAAACTGTAGTGGCTTCTGGATGGGGTCGTACCTCTGATACATCCACATCGTGTTCACCTGTTTTACAGTTCGCCAATTTAAAAGTGATCCCGAACGAAGTATGCGCTGAAGAATACGGTTCAATTAAGATCGGTTCCGGAATGGTCTGTACTTCCACTGTCAATCGTATTGGAATTTGTGTTGGTGATTCTGGTGGCCCATTGGTGTTGGCATCTTCAAAGCGTCAAATTGGTATTATATCTTTTTATTCACACAAAGGATGTGAAAGTGATTCACCAGCTGGACATACTCGTGTCACTTCCTACTTGGATTGGATTCAAGCAAATACGGGGCTCaggcttaataaaaataagtggTTGTGTTTCTAA